One Heteronotia binoei isolate CCM8104 ecotype False Entrance Well chromosome 10, APGP_CSIRO_Hbin_v1, whole genome shotgun sequence genomic region harbors:
- the LOC132578110 gene encoding 7-alpha-hydroxycholest-4-en-3-one 12-alpha-hydroxylase-like produces MHFWESVLCALLATLFAVVLGGLYLTGAFRKRRPNEPPLDKGLIPWLGHGISFKKNPAEFLEKMQKKHGDIFTVLVGGNYLNFMMDPHTYGTVIKESKDKLDFDTFASMVVYNVFGFHPSESHHKIVQEVSKKYLRNKNLAELNQAMMQNLQKVMLQNLGSGGGERPWQQDGVLHFSYKAMFQAAFLTLFGADSRKNGDRKGTSEENRAPQCSEWFEDFQKFDNYLPQMVMGMLDCESKKETERLRNFFWDVLSVKKVLAKDDISNWVAEQDQQMSEVGMTEKMRTQFLFLLFWASQSNTGPANFWVFVHLLKHPEAMKAVKEEVDRILKETNQEVKPGSPLINISFETVKTPLLDSAIQESLRLNVSPFLFRSIMEDMELKMADGREYSLRKGDQFILFPFIGLQMDPEIYPDPKTFKYDRFVNPDGTKKEFYKNGKKLKYYNMPWGAGPSMCPGRFFAVSEMKLFVILMVTYFEMELVNKEEKIPPVDPSRYGIGTTHPSCDIQFRYRLRI; encoded by the coding sequence ATGCATTTCTGGGAGTCTGTGCTCTGCGCTCTGTTAGCGACCCTCTTTGCTGTCGTTCTCGGGGGGCTCTATTTGACCGGCGCGTTCCGCAAGAGGAGACCCAACGAACCGCCGTTGGACAAAGGCCTCATCCCATGGCTAGGACACGGGATAAGTTTCAAAAAGAACCCTGCGGAGTTTTTGGAAAAGATGCAGAAGAAACACGGGGATATTTTCACGGTGTTAGTGGGAGGCAATTATTTAAATTTTATGATGGACCCTCACACTTACGGGACGGTCATTAAAGAATCAAAAGACAAGCTGGATTTCGATACGTTTGCCTCCATGGTGGTTTATAACGTTTTTGGTTTCCACCCGAGTGAATCTCATCATAAGATTGTCCAAGAAGTTAGCAAGAAATATCTCAGAAATAAGAATCTGGCTGAACTAAACCAGGCGATGATGCAAAATTTGCAGAAGGTGATGCTTCAGAACCTGGGATCAGGCGGCGGAGAAAGACCGTGGCAGCAGGACGGCGTCCTCCACTTCAGCTACAAAGCCATGTTCCAAGCTGCCTTCCTGACTTTGTTCGGAGCTGATTCCCGCAAAAATGGAGACCGCAAAGGAACTTCTGAGGAGAATAGAGCACCACAGTGCAGTGAGTGGTTTGAAGATTTCCAGAAGTTTGACAATTACCTTCCCCAGATGGTCATGGGCATGCTGGATTGTGAAAGCAAGAAGGAGACGGAGAGGTTGAGGAATTTCTTCTGGGATGTGCTGTCTGTCAAAAAGGTATTGGCGAAGGATGATATCAGCAACTGGGTAGCTGAGCAGGATCAACAGATGTCCGAGGTTGGGATGACCGAAAAGATGCGGACTCAgttcctctttctccttttctgGGCATCGCAATCGAACACTGGACCAGCTAACTTCTGGGTGTTCGTGCATCTCCTGAAACATCCGGAGGCAATGAAGGCAGTGAAAGAGGAAGTCGACCGAATCCTAAAGGAGACTAATCAGGAAGTCAAGCCAGGCAGCCCCTTGATCAATATCTCCTTTGAAACAGTAAAGACTCCTCTTCTGGACAGTGCAATCCAGGAAAGTCTACGCTTAAATGTAAGTCCATTTCTGTTCAGAAGCATAATGGAGGACATGGAGCTCAAAATGGCAGACGGGAGGGAATACAGCCTCCGGAAAGGAGACCAGTTCATTCTCTTCCCCTTCATTGGCCTCCAGATGGATCCGGAGATCTACCCGGATCCTAAGACTTTCAAATATGATAGGTTCGTGAACCCAGATGGCACAAAaaaagaattttataaaaacgGGAAAAAGCTAAAGTATTACAACATGCCATGGGGGGCCGGACCTTCCATGTGCCCTGGACGATTCTTTGCTGTGAGTGAGATGAAGTTGTTTGTGATTTTGATGGTCACCTACTTTGAGATGGAACTGGTTAATAAGGAAGAGAAGATACCGCCAGTAGACCCAAGTCGCTACGGGATTGGAACCACCCATCCTTCTTGCGACATCCAGTTTAGATATCGGCTGAGAATCTAA